CCACCGCCGCCAAGCCCTGCTTCATGAGGCATCGTAACTGCGAGATTGAAATAGAGCGCTGTAATGGCATCAACTGCTGTGCCGCCGTTTTCAAGCACGGTGCGGGCCGCAAGCGACGCGCGGGGCTCGTCGGAGGCAATTGCGCCGACAAAAACGGAGTTGTCGGGGCCATCAATGAGCTGCAATCCGGTGTTGTTCTGGGCACTCCCCTTGAACTCAGCCGTTGCCAGGCCGCCTTCTTCACCACTAGATGAACAGGCTGCCAGAATCCCACCAGCCATGATGACTTTGGTCAGAATGACTGCTGAACGCCTGAATTGGGCACCGACTGCCTTTTTACGGCCATGCCAACGGATTATTTCTGGAATCACGTTCAACTCCACGCGAGGTTCGCTTTCGTTAGATTGACGGGCAATTTCGCCCTGCCTACCGTGAGATGCAAGCAGGCAACCGGCCCTGCCGCGACTTAACCAAGGGCGAGTTTAAGCTTTGCTCTTGTTCACAGTGGTGTTCTCAACTGCGAATAAGAGCTTTGTAGCGGATTTGTTCACGCTGAACAGAGGGGCCAAGCGGAAATATATGTCAACAGCAACACGCTCACAGAACCTGACACCCAAGCGCGCACTGACAGGAAAGCTCTTCCTTCAGTCAATTTGCGTGATGTTGGCTCTTATCCTGCCGACTCAACAGGCATTTGCGATATCTCTGATTCGCGATGCTGAGACGGAGCGGTTCATCCGAGTCATTTCAGAACCCATTTTCATTTCAGCGGGCCTCAACCCGCGAGCCGTGAACACCTATCTGATCAACGCTTCATCGATCAACGCGTTTGTGACAGGCGGTCAAAACGTCTTCATGCACACAGGTACGCTTCAGCAGGCAGAAACGCCGAACGAAGTGCTGGGCGTTATGGCCCATGAAACGGGTCACATAACCGGCGGGCATCTCAGTGGTCGGCGCGAAGCTTTCGAGAATGCTGCGGCGCCGGCGATCGTCGGATATCTACTCGGCATCGGCGCAATTGTTGCCGGTGCCGGCGATGTAGGACTTGCGCTTATCACAGGTGGCCAGACTGTGGCCCAGCGTGGCCTTCTTGCCTACACACGAACTCAGGAGGCTTCTGCTGACCAGGCTGCCCTCGATTTTCTGGAACGGACCGGTCAAAGCGGCGAAGGGCTCGTGAGCTTCTTCGACAAGCTTGCAGATCAAGAAGCGCTTTCCGAGCGGTCGCAGGACCCCTATGTCCGCACACACCCCCTGTCGCGCGAACGTATTGCAGCGCTGCAAAACCGTGTCGACAAATCTCCATTCCGGGATGTCAAAGACCCCGAAGAATGGCAACGCATGCTGGATATGGTGAAGGCCAAACTGCACGGCTTCATTGACCGTCCACAGGTCACATTCCGTCGCTATCCTGAAAGTGACCAAAGTGCGCCCGCACGGTACGCCCGCGCCATTGCTCTTTACAAAATACCGAACACTGATCGCGCAATTGCCGAGATAGATGCGCTGATTGCCGACTATCCAGAGAACGCCTACTTCCAGGAGTTCAAAGGCCAGGCTCTTTTTGAGTCCGGGCGCTCGGCGGAAGCTGCCGAAGCATATGCGGCTGCAGATCGCCTGCTCCCCAATCAACCTCTCTTGATGGTTGGGCTGGGTCAGTCACTGGTGGGAACCGGAGACAAGGCAAACATCACGAAGGCGCGTGAAATACTCGAACGGGCTACGCAGATAGAACGGGACTACCCCACCGCTTTTCGCATTCTTGCTCAGGCATATGCTGATGAAGGTAATCAGCCGATGGCAGCTCTTGCCACAGCTGAGCAAAATGTAGCCTCGGGTAGACTGCCTGATGCAAAGCAATGGGCCTCGCGTGCAAAGCGGGGACTGCCTGTGGGAAGTCCCGCTTGGCAGCGAGCCGATGACATTTCCCGGATCGAAAACCCCGATATCTAGCAAGCTGCTCCAACCCAAAATTTTCCCGTTTCAGGAACTTTAGATGACCACGACATGGATGAAGACCTCTGGGCAACGCCTGCGCAAATTGTGTGCTGCCTTTGTGATGGTGTTTGCAGTGGGGACAACTTCAACATCTGCGCAAGAGGCTGCAAAAGACATCTTTAGTGATGTCCAGAAAGAAGCAATTGGCGAGGTCATTCGTGATTACCTGATTGCCAATCCGCAGTTGATGCTGGAGGTCATGGAAGCGCTTGATGCGTATGAGAGCCAAGCTGAAGCTGTTCAACAACGCGTTGCCATAGAAACCAATCGGGAAGCACTTGAGCGTGATGGTTATTCATTTGTCGCGGGCAATCCAGACGGCGCCATAACCGTCGTGGAGTTTTTCGACTACCGGTGCCCCTATTGCAAACAGACCGGCGACGACATGGCTGAACTTGTCAAACGCAATGATGATGTGCGCTTGGTTCTGAAAGAGTTTCCGATCCTGGGACCTAACTCCACGATTGCGTCTCGTGCAGCCATTGCTGCCATTCCACAAGGCAACTATCTCGACTTTCATTTTGCGCTTCTTGGGGTCGAAGGCACCCTTGACCGTGACAAGGTAATGGAAGTTGCAGAGGCTCAGGGGCTTGATGTGGACAAGCTCTCAAGTGCCATGGAGAGCGAACGGGTCGATACGATCATTGATGACAATCGGGCACTTGCGCGCGAGATCGGCGTTCGGGGTACACCCGCCATCGTCATCGGCGACGAATTGGTGCCGGGTGCTGCTCCACTCGATGTGATTGAGGCCCGCATACAGGCCATTCGTGATGCGGCGGCTGAAGCAGGCTAGATCAAACCCGCAAGCGGCGAGCTTGGATCTGCATACCGCTTTTTCGGCATTCTGCCAGCTAGGTATGCGTCGCGGCCTGCCTCGACGGCATGCTTCATCGCCCGGGCCATCCGGATGGGATCGCGCGCTTCGGCAATGGCGGTATTCATCAGCACCCCATCGCATCCCAATTCCATTGCAACTGCAGCATCCGATGCAGTTCCAACACCCGCATCAACAAGCACCGGCACGTTTGCCTGCTCCTTGATCAAGCGGATGTTAACCGGGTTTTGAATGCCAAGCCCCGACCCAATAGGTGCGCCCAAAGGCATGATGGCGCAGCACCCCATCTGTTCGAGCTCGCGAGCCATAATCGGGTCATCACTGCAATAGACCATCACATCAAAGCCCTCGGAAATCAGTAGCTCTGCTGACCGCAAGGTTTCGCGCATGTCCGGATAAAGCGTTTTCTGGTCGCCGAGCACTTCCAGCTTCACCAGTTTCCAGCCGCCTGCCTCACGTGCCAGACGCAATGTGCGCACTGCATCTTCGCCGGTAAAGCACCCGGCCGTATTGGGGAGATATGTGTAACGCGCTGGATCAACAAAATCCGCAAGCCGGGGCTGCGTGGGATCTGTCAGGTTCACGCGCCGAATAGCGACGGTGACAATTTCGGCACCCGAAGCTTCTGCTGCATCGGCATTTTGCTGATACGACGCGTACTTGCCCGTCCCGATAATCAGGCGCGACGAATATTCCTTGCCCGCGATCACCAGCGGGGTGTCCTGAACGGATGGCGTTTCTGTTTCCGCAGATTCTGGCGATGCCGTAGCGTTGGACATAATCGGCTGGGTCTCTCAGTTGACGTTGGTATCTGACAAAGGCTTAGCCGCCACCGACGAACTGCACAATCTCAATACGATCGCCGTCGGACAAAATAGTGACCTCGTATTGCGACTTCGGCACAATCTCGAGGTTTCTTTCCACCGCGATTTTTGTTGGTTCAAGACCAAGCAGCACCAGCAATCCCTGAACGTTTGTGCCTGGCGCAACATCCCGCACTTCTCCGTTCACGGTCACACTTTCGGTGTCCATTTTTCTGGAGACGGTATTGGCTGCTATGGACTGTGTAGAATCTGACGTCATGGCCGGATAATGGTGCGCGCACGGCTGCTTTTCAACGGCTTCGCAAGCTCTTGCAGACAAGATAGAGCCCCAATTCGATGCAATTGACTGCTTCAAAGGCAGAGCTTTGCGGTGGGCCGCCTCTCAAGTATAAGAAGTAACGTTCTAACTGCCTGAAATTGCCCGCATTTCGTAGGTTTTCTGGCCCACCAGTCGCTCACCCGCCCCTGCGGTCTGCTGCGATCCAACAAGTAAAGAGGTTGCCTGAGCGATGACGGCGACGATTTTTGTCCTCAATGGCCCCAATCTCAACATGTTGGGGCAGCGTGAGCCTGAGATTTACGGCGCTGACACGCTGGCGGACGTCAAAAAACGCTGCGTGACAAAGGCCGCTGCTCTTGGGCTTGAGATAGATTTTCGCCAGTCCAACCATGAGGGCGAACTTGTGAGCTGGCTGCAAGAGGCACGTGACGCTGCGTCAGGCATTGTTCTCAATGCTGCCGGGTATACCCATACCTCGGTTGCCATAAGAGACGCCGTGCTTGCGTGCGAAAAACCTGTTATCGAAGTCCATCTTTCGAATCCCTATTCCCGCGAAGAGTTCCGCCAGCATTCCTTTATCTCAGACGTCGCTGCAGGCGTAATCTGTGGCCTTGCTGGCAAAGGATATGAATTGGCACTCGACGCACTTGCCGACATCTGCGGCGTGTCCGACAACTAGGACACCTGCACCACACTTTTCAAAGCTGCGTGGCAACACGCACCTCGCCGATACGGAGATCTTGATGAGCGATTCAAATTCGGGCAGCGGCCCGGTCAACAAAGAAATGATCCGTGAACTCGCGGACCTTCTCAAAGAGACCGAGCTGAACGAAATCGAAGTTGAAACCGAAGAGTTCAAGATCCGAGTGGCCCGTGGTGCCGGAGGTGGGACGGTCTCTTATGCCCCTCCACCTGTTGCTGCAGCGCCGGCTCCAGCGCCCAGCGCGGCCGCGGCAGAAGCTGCTCCTGCTGCAGCTGACCTTTCCAATCATCCAGGTGCCGTTGCGTCCCCGATGGTAGGTACGGTGTACGTATCCCCGGAACCAGGTGCTGCTGCATTCGTCAAGGAAGGCGCAACGGTTTCGCAGGGCGACACGCTTCTTATTGTTGAAGCTATGAAGACCATGAACCCGATACCCGCCCCCAAGAGCGGCACGGTGAAACAGATTCTCGTTCAGGATGCCCAGCCGGTTGAATTCGGTGAAGTTCTGATTGTTATCGAATAAGAAGCCTGCAAAGGCACAGGCGGGAACGGGAACGCTGACATGTTTAAGAAAGTTCTGATTGCCAATCGCGGTGAGATTGCCCTGCGCATTCAACGCGCGTGCACCGAGTTGGGCATTGCAACAGTTGCGGTACATTCCACCGCTGACGCTGATGCCATGCATGTGCGCCTGGCAGACGAGAGTGTGTGCATTGGCCCAGCGCCCGCGTCGGAAAGCTATTTGAACATTCCAGCGATCATCTCAGCCGCTGAGATTACCGGCGCTGATGCAATCCATCCCGGCTATGGCTTTTTGTCTGAGAACGCCAACTTCGTATCGATCGTCGAAGAGCATGGCATCACCTTCATTGGACCGACGGCGGAGCACATCCGAGTGATGGGCGACAAGATTGCCGCCAAACAGACAGTGAAGAAGCTCGGCATTCCCGTTGTGCCTGGATCAGACGGTGCCCTTACAGATGCTGCGGCGGCAGCAAAAGTTGCTGAGGACATCGGCTACCCCGTCCTCATCAAGGCGGCAGCGGGTGGTGGCGGGCGCGGCATGAAGGTCGCCCTCAATCGCGGCGAGCTTGATAACGCTGTTTCCACAGCCAGAGCGGAATCCAAAGCAGCCTTTGGTGATGATGCGCTCTACATGGAGCGTTATCTGGGCAAACCGCGCCACATCGAAATTCAGGTCTTTGGCGACAAGCACGGAAATGCGGTTCACCTAGGTGAGCGCGACTGCTCATTGCAGCGCCGTCACCAAAAAGTACTTGAGGAGTCTCCTTCTCCAGCCATCACGCAGGAAGAGCGAGACAAGATCGGCAAAGTCGTTGCCGATGCAGTTCGCGGATTGGGATATATCGGTGCGGGAACTATTGAGTTCCTCTACGAGAATGGCGAGTTCTTTTTCATCGAAATGAACACGCGTCTTCAGGTCGAACATCCGGTTACTGAAATGGTCACAGGCTTTGACCTGCTGCGTGAACAAATTCGTGTTGCTGCCGGCATGCCGCTCAGCTTTACGCAGGAAGACGTGGTCATGAAAGGCCACGCCATAGAATGCCGTATCAATGCGGAGCATCCTGAAACCTTCACGCCATCGCCAGGCACCATTACGGATTTTCATCCGCCTGGAGGGCTCGGGGTACGCATCGATTCTGCGGTTTACTCTGGCTACAAAATTCCGCCGTACTACGACAGCATGATTGGTAAGCTGATTGTGTATGGATCTGATCGCGAGGAATGTCTGGCGCGCTTGCGGCGCTCCCTGCGTGAATTCGTGGTCGGTGGAGTCAACACCACCATTCCGCTTTTCGGTCGTCTTCTCGAAGAAGAAGACATCCAGACCGGCAATTATGACATCCATTGGCTGGAACGGTTCCTGGGCCTGAAATAGCGCTCTGAACACTTATGATCGACGACGATACGGATACTGACGGCGAGATAACCGCAGACATATTGCTGCGCGCCTACGCCTATGGGGTGTTTCCCATGGGTGAATCCCGCGATGACCCGTCGCTCTATTGGGTTGATCCGCAGGAGCGTGGGATCATTCCACTCGACGATTTCAAGCTGCCTCGCAAGCTGCGATCTACTGTTCGCAAATGCCCATTCAAAGTCACCATCGACACTGAATTCAGGGCAGTGATGGAGGCATGCGCGTTGCCGGCACCAGGCCGCTCCGGCACCTGGATAAATGACCGCATTGTCGATTTGTACTGTGAGCTACATGAACGCGGCTATGCCCATTCCGTGGAGTGCTGGAAGGACCAGCAACTCGTCGGCGGCCTCTACGGCGTATCACTCGGCGCGGCATACTTTGGTGAGAGCATGTTTTCGCGCGAAACCGATGCCAGCAAGATTGCACTCACCTACCTCGTCGCACGTCTGAGGCGAGGTGGTTTCAAGTTGCTGGATACTCAGTTTGTAACCGACCACCTGGCTCAGTTTGGTGCGGTGGAGATTCCCCGCGACGAATATCGCCGACGACTAGCGGAAGCGATTACTCTGCCGTCAGATTTCTATTCGCTTGATGCAGGTGCTGCCGCGGAAGAAATCGTGCAGTCCGTCAACCAAACATCATAAACAGGGTGCTCAAGGGCATTCAGTCCGGGAGATGATGCCAGCATCCAGCCACTAAAAATGGGCTCTGGCTCGGTCGTGATCTCTTCGTTGACCGGGTACTCACGCACTTCCAGAAAAGCGATCGTTTTAGGTGGGTCTTCTGGACGGGCCTTCTCGCATGCACGCACCACGATGCCCAATGTCCCAAACCGGAGTGGCGTATCCAGCTTCACACGCATTGGATGGGTGCGAGCTGTGATCTTGTTGAGACCCATCAAGTTCGCTGTGTCAGGTGCAAGTTCGACTTCAACCACAGCTTCTTCAGTGACAATCTCGCCTTCAGCCTCCTGAGCAACAGCGTGGGCCGCAAATCCGGCAATGAGTAGAGCAATACTCATGACACGAAAAACAGTCTTCATGCCCATATGCCCAACGCTTCCAAACAAACTCACTCGCTGTCGCCCCCACCAGCACTGAAGACCGCCTGGCTTACGAGACCAATCAGATCAACCGAGCCTTGGGCAAATTGGATTTCGTCACCAGCCTCGAGCATGTCCTCGCTGCCTCCCGGTGTAAGGGAAATGTAAGAGCCACCCAGCAAACCTTCTGACGTGATCTTTGCGCTTGTGTCTTCTGGAAGCGCCACTTTGGGATCAACTGTGATCGT
The Pyruvatibacter sp. HU-CL02332 genome window above contains:
- a CDS encoding thiazole synthase — translated: MSNATASPESAETETPSVQDTPLVIAGKEYSSRLIIGTGKYASYQQNADAAEASGAEIVTVAIRRVNLTDPTQPRLADFVDPARYTYLPNTAGCFTGEDAVRTLRLAREAGGWKLVKLEVLGDQKTLYPDMRETLRSAELLISEGFDVMVYCSDDPIMARELEQMGCCAIMPLGAPIGSGLGIQNPVNIRLIKEQANVPVLVDAGVGTASDAAVAMELGCDGVLMNTAIAEARDPIRMARAMKHAVEAGRDAYLAGRMPKKRYADPSSPLAGLI
- the aroQ gene encoding type II 3-dehydroquinate dehydratase, with translation MTATIFVLNGPNLNMLGQREPEIYGADTLADVKKRCVTKAAALGLEIDFRQSNHEGELVSWLQEARDAASGIVLNAAGYTHTSVAIRDAVLACEKPVIEVHLSNPYSREEFRQHSFISDVAAGVICGLAGKGYELALDALADICGVSDN
- the aat gene encoding leucyl/phenylalanyl-tRNA--protein transferase encodes the protein MIDDDTDTDGEITADILLRAYAYGVFPMGESRDDPSLYWVDPQERGIIPLDDFKLPRKLRSTVRKCPFKVTIDTEFRAVMEACALPAPGRSGTWINDRIVDLYCELHERGYAHSVECWKDQQLVGGLYGVSLGAAYFGESMFSRETDASKIALTYLVARLRRGGFKLLDTQFVTDHLAQFGAVEIPRDEYRRRLAEAITLPSDFYSLDAGAAAEEIVQSVNQTS
- a CDS encoding DUF2155 domain-containing protein, translating into MSIALLIAGFAAHAVAQEAEGEIVTEEAVVEVELAPDTANLMGLNKITARTHPMRVKLDTPLRFGTLGIVVRACEKARPEDPPKTIAFLEVREYPVNEEITTEPEPIFSGWMLASSPGLNALEHPVYDVWLTDCTISSAAAPASSE
- a CDS encoding M48 family metalloprotease; protein product: MSTATRSQNLTPKRALTGKLFLQSICVMLALILPTQQAFAISLIRDAETERFIRVISEPIFISAGLNPRAVNTYLINASSINAFVTGGQNVFMHTGTLQQAETPNEVLGVMAHETGHITGGHLSGRREAFENAAAPAIVGYLLGIGAIVAGAGDVGLALITGGQTVAQRGLLAYTRTQEASADQAALDFLERTGQSGEGLVSFFDKLADQEALSERSQDPYVRTHPLSRERIAALQNRVDKSPFRDVKDPEEWQRMLDMVKAKLHGFIDRPQVTFRRYPESDQSAPARYARAIALYKIPNTDRAIAEIDALIADYPENAYFQEFKGQALFESGRSAEAAEAYAAADRLLPNQPLLMVGLGQSLVGTGDKANITKAREILERATQIERDYPTAFRILAQAYADEGNQPMAALATAEQNVASGRLPDAKQWASRAKRGLPVGSPAWQRADDISRIENPDI
- the thiS gene encoding sulfur carrier protein ThiS yields the protein MTVNGEVRDVAPGTNVQGLLVLLGLEPTKIAVERNLEIVPKSQYEVTILSDGDRIEIVQFVGGG
- the accC gene encoding acetyl-CoA carboxylase biotin carboxylase subunit, translating into MFKKVLIANRGEIALRIQRACTELGIATVAVHSTADADAMHVRLADESVCIGPAPASESYLNIPAIISAAEITGADAIHPGYGFLSENANFVSIVEEHGITFIGPTAEHIRVMGDKIAAKQTVKKLGIPVVPGSDGALTDAAAAAKVAEDIGYPVLIKAAAGGGGRGMKVALNRGELDNAVSTARAESKAAFGDDALYMERYLGKPRHIEIQVFGDKHGNAVHLGERDCSLQRRHQKVLEESPSPAITQEERDKIGKVVADAVRGLGYIGAGTIEFLYENGEFFFIEMNTRLQVEHPVTEMVTGFDLLREQIRVAAGMPLSFTQEDVVMKGHAIECRINAEHPETFTPSPGTITDFHPPGGLGVRIDSAVYSGYKIPPYYDSMIGKLIVYGSDREECLARLRRSLREFVVGGVNTTIPLFGRLLEEEDIQTGNYDIHWLERFLGLK
- a CDS encoding DsbA family protein; the encoded protein is MTTTWMKTSGQRLRKLCAAFVMVFAVGTTSTSAQEAAKDIFSDVQKEAIGEVIRDYLIANPQLMLEVMEALDAYESQAEAVQQRVAIETNREALERDGYSFVAGNPDGAITVVEFFDYRCPYCKQTGDDMAELVKRNDDVRLVLKEFPILGPNSTIASRAAIAAIPQGNYLDFHFALLGVEGTLDRDKVMEVAEAQGLDVDKLSSAMESERVDTIIDDNRALAREIGVRGTPAIVIGDELVPGAAPLDVIEARIQAIRDAAAEAG
- the accB gene encoding acetyl-CoA carboxylase biotin carboxyl carrier protein, which gives rise to MSDSNSGSGPVNKEMIRELADLLKETELNEIEVETEEFKIRVARGAGGGTVSYAPPPVAAAPAPAPSAAAAEAAPAAADLSNHPGAVASPMVGTVYVSPEPGAAAFVKEGATVSQGDTLLIVEAMKTMNPIPAPKSGTVKQILVQDAQPVEFGEVLIVIE